The following proteins are encoded in a genomic region of Porphyrobacter sp. CACIAM 03H1:
- the typA gene encoding translational GTPase TypA, whose amino-acid sequence MSSALRNIAIIAHVDHGKTTLVDQLFRQSGTFRENQRVEERAMDSGDLEKERGITILAKCTSVEWEQDGTTTRINIVDTPGHADFGAEVERILSMVDGVILLVDSAEGAMPQTKFVTGKALALGLRPIVVVNKIDRPDGRPQEVLDEVFDLFVSLDANDEQLDFPVLYASGREGYASEDADAREGTLAPLFAKIIEHVPAPGLDPDAKFAFLATLLDRDNFMGRVLTGRVQSGTIRVNDPIHAIDADGKVIETGRATKLMSFDGLERVPVDIARAGDIIAIAGLEKATVANTICDPSVTEPIAAQPIDPPTLAMRFSVNDSPLAGREGSKVTSRMIRDRLLREAETNVAIRVTESEDKDSFEVAGRGELQLGVLIETMRREGFELGISRPRVLFREEDGQRMEPYETVVIDVDDEHSGTVVEKMQRRKADLAEMRPSGQGKTRITFSAPSRGLIGYHGEFLSDTRGTGIMNRLFEKYGPYKGPIEGRINGVLISNGDGEAVAYALNSLEERGTLFISPQMKVYEGMVIGENAKPEDLEVNPLKAKQLTNIRSSGKDDAIRLTPPRRMSLEQAIAYIDDDEMVEVTPQSIRLRKAILCPHERKKARRKKED is encoded by the coding sequence ATGTCGTCCGCCCTCAGAAATATCGCGATCATCGCCCACGTCGACCACGGCAAGACCACGCTCGTCGACCAGCTCTTCCGCCAATCGGGCACCTTCCGCGAGAACCAGCGGGTCGAGGAACGCGCGATGGATTCGGGCGATCTCGAAAAGGAACGCGGGATCACCATTCTCGCCAAGTGCACAAGCGTGGAGTGGGAACAGGACGGCACCACCACCCGCATCAACATCGTCGATACCCCCGGCCACGCCGACTTCGGCGCCGAGGTGGAGCGCATCCTCTCGATGGTCGACGGGGTGATCCTGCTGGTCGACAGCGCCGAAGGCGCGATGCCGCAGACCAAGTTCGTGACCGGCAAGGCGCTCGCGCTGGGCCTGCGCCCCATCGTCGTCGTCAACAAGATCGACCGCCCCGACGGCCGCCCGCAGGAAGTGCTCGACGAGGTGTTCGACCTCTTCGTCAGCCTTGATGCCAATGACGAGCAGCTCGATTTCCCCGTGCTCTACGCCTCGGGCCGCGAAGGCTATGCCAGCGAAGATGCCGATGCGCGCGAGGGCACGCTGGCCCCGCTGTTCGCCAAGATCATCGAGCACGTCCCCGCCCCCGGCCTCGACCCCGACGCCAAGTTCGCCTTCCTTGCGACCCTGCTCGACCGCGACAACTTCATGGGCCGCGTGCTGACGGGCCGCGTCCAGTCCGGCACGATCCGCGTCAACGATCCGATCCACGCGATCGACGCCGACGGCAAGGTGATCGAGACCGGCCGCGCCACCAAGCTGATGAGCTTCGACGGGCTCGAGCGCGTGCCGGTCGACATCGCGCGCGCCGGCGACATCATCGCCATCGCGGGGCTGGAGAAGGCGACCGTCGCCAACACCATCTGCGATCCTTCCGTCACCGAACCCATCGCCGCCCAGCCGATCGACCCGCCGACGCTGGCGATGCGTTTCTCGGTCAATGATTCGCCGCTTGCGGGCCGCGAGGGCAGCAAGGTCACGAGCCGCATGATCCGCGACCGCCTGCTGCGCGAGGCGGAAACCAACGTCGCGATCCGCGTCACGGAATCCGAGGACAAGGACAGCTTCGAAGTCGCGGGCCGCGGCGAATTGCAGCTCGGCGTCCTCATCGAGACGATGCGCCGCGAGGGCTTCGAACTCGGTATCTCGCGCCCCCGCGTCCTGTTCCGCGAGGAAGACGGCCAGCGCATGGAACCTTACGAGACGGTCGTGATCGACGTCGATGACGAGCACTCGGGCACGGTCGTCGAGAAGATGCAGCGCCGCAAGGCCGACTTGGCCGAGATGCGCCCCTCGGGCCAGGGCAAGACCCGCATCACCTTCTCGGCCCCCTCGCGCGGCCTCATCGGCTATCACGGCGAATTTCTCTCCGACACGCGCGGGACGGGCATCATGAACCGCCTGTTCGAGAAATACGGCCCCTACAAGGGCCCGATCGAAGGCCGGATCAACGGCGTGCTGATCTCCAACGGCGATGGCGAGGCGGTGGCCTATGCCCTCAACTCGCTGGAGGAGCGCGGCACCCTGTTCATCTCGCCCCAGATGAAGGTCTACGAAGGCATGGTGATCGGCGAGAACGCCAAGCCCGAGGATCTCGAGGTCAACCCCCTCAAGGCCAAGCAGCTCACCAACATCCGCTCGAGCGGCAAGGACGACGCGATCCGCCTCACCCCGCCGCGCCGCATGAGCCTCGAGCAAGCCATCGCCTATATCGACGATGACGAGATGGTCGAGGTCACCCCCCAGTCGATCCGCCTGCGCAAGGCGATCCTGTGCCCGCACGAACGCAAGAAGGCGCGGCGCAAGAAGGAGGATTGA